The DNA region atattttcttatatattttatttgccttatTCTTATATTGTGTCGAATTTTGACAACGCTGGCAACCCTATCCAGCTGAGCTGGCACGCAAcgaaaataagaaatattcATTATCCTTGCCAACAAGTTCGCGCGCTCTCTGCATTTTCCGTGAGAGCCGCAGAGAGAGATTcacagagacagagagagagaaagagctTAACATTTGAAACGCTCTGTGCGGGCGGGAAAAGCCGAAAAGGAACGAAACAGGacgagcaaaacaaaacgcagAGAAGAAGGATAAGACAAAGCGCAGGCCAGGACAAAGTAAACAGGAAAGCCCAAAACGAACCGAGGAAGGAAGCGAACGCCTGACAGAGCGATGGCTACAATTACAAAGGAGTGCAAAGGCAAATTTGTAGAGCGGGCGGAAAATGTGGGTGTGCATAGTGGCATGGCTTGGCTTGGTGGCGTGTGCTTTTCCGGCCTTGCGCTTTGGCTTTCACTATTTGTTGTCTGCTGTCACTGCCGCTTGGCCGTCGTTCCCTGCACATCCCTGTACGCCACATCCATCCGACCAGCTATCCCAcatttttatcatttattttccacatttcccgGCGGGCATTACTCTTTGCGCTCGACTGCACTCgcctatttattttattaagcTTTCACGTGCCCACACCCATACAGCCATACACTTGTACACTCTCACCTGCAGTTGGCATTTTGAGGACCCAAGGACAGCCAATTAGGCGGCTGCGGTCCGTGcttttaatgcattttatatGGGATATGCTGAATGAACTAACGCTTTCACATAAATCCAATTTGGCAGCGATGTGTTAACTACATAAGCTCGCCTGACGGCcaattaatttacttttttaccCCCTTGAAAATGGAGGAAACAGACTGCACGCGATTAGTAATGATTCATTGGAAATCGTCGGATCACAGAAAAACCGGCTTTTATggttttatacatatattcgtGTTTGTTTTACGgagaagaaaataaatgaaatgaaaagaaaggTAATAAAGAGAGAAtgatatagtcgagtttcccgactagcagatacccgttactgagCTAGAGGAACTGCGAacgtgcggggtgcgggtttgctaaaaatattaaaaaaatatcaaaacctttttcaaaagtgtgggctttcgagtgggcgtggcaaaatgaaaCGACAAACTTGCCCTGcatctatgtctctggaagcTGCTTAATCTGAacattatatatgtattttatagGTCGAAGCGTTCATACAGACGGAAATGGCCAGTTCGACTGGACTATGGGTTcagatcaagaatatatatactttatatggtcggaaacgcttccctCTGATTGTACTTGTtctactctacgagtaacgggtagaATTATACAAATGCTAAGCAGAAATTAAAAAGCTTCTGAAggtttctttttgttgtaaatGAAACTAGACGAAGATTATTAAATAATGCTTGTTTAactaataaatttatttgacttAAGATTTAGCACTAAGGGAATAACGTACGCTACACGCGGTGTTCATAAAGATGATCACCGTATCATCAGGTTCTACCAGGTTTTATACACAGAAAAACTTAAAGCCAAATTGGATGCTTAAGTGTTTCCATATCAATTTTCCTCACAGGAATCATAGACCCAGTCCTGCCTTTCAGCTTGAACGGTACCAACTCTTGTACCCTGCAAGAAATggatttatgaaattaaatatataaattatctttgtgtaattaaaataaaacaagaggTACAAAAATTGGGTGCAACACCTATGATTTGGACCTACATACCCTGGGCATTTCAAGACAACGACGGAATCGCACCCGAGTCCTGCCGGCCTTCTCTCCGCTGAGCATTCCGAATTCAAAAAGGCTGGGAGTAAGAATAAAGCCTCCCCAGTTGTGCGGCATGTGGATCTGCTCGGGTTCCTTGCCAAGCCAGGTGTTCAGGCGCTCTCCGATCCGCGCAAAGAACCCAGATCGGGATTGCCAGTCGGCCGCAGCGTATCGTGGTCCATGGGTGATGCTCATCTGGATGTGGCGCGGGAATCGTCGGAACTGGTCCCGAGCCTGCTCCTCCGTTAGCTGGTGAGCAGATCCTGCTATGCGGACACTGCGCATGAGCGGCGCCCAGTTGAAATGTAGAGATACGTGCGGATTGGCGCTTATCTCGCCCGCCTGCCGACTGCCCAGGGTCGTGAAGAAGGTGATTCCATTGGCATTGACCTCCTCTATGTTGGTCAGGCGGGTCACGGGCTCACCAGACTTGTCCACCGTGGCCATGCAGGCTAGTCGAGGCCGCACCTGAGGCGCCTCCTTCTGGGCGGTCATGAGCCAGTTCTGGAAGATCACGTGCGGCTCCTCGTATACCCGCTGCTCCTCGCTGGCTATATAGCTCACCTGGTGGGAAACATGGCTCATGTGCTGCGCAAAGCGGCTTATTGATCCTGGTGACCAAAGCGTACAACACAGCTTTTGTATCAAAACAGTCGACATAGTAATTTTTGATGTAGCTTACAATTTATAACAAACTTTAAGGGAACGGATTAAAAATGCTTATGTTGCTTGTTAACAAGTCCTTTAAGACGTAAGTGTTATGTTAAACACTGCTGCCATATTGTAAGCTGTAAACTATGCATTATCCAAGCTAGTACATGTACTTTCAAATcgaaaattaatatttaacgtgcaatttttatttggtaGTTGTGAATGCAAGTACATTTACAGTTGTTGCTTTATAACTACGTGTATATTTTGAAGCAGCTTTGAACATTTCTTTATCCTGCGCACAACAACTAAATTTGGAAGACATTTTCAATGCATCTGTAGCTGAACTCCAGTTCCCAGGTCCTAAGGAGCCAGCCGTTCGTACACCCAGCCATCCTCTCCCTTGTGGACCAGCTTGCTGTCGACTTCGGATTCCACTCCTGCACCTCGCCTAAAGCGGATGCGATCGTGGAGCCGATCGGTCTGACCCTGCCAGAACTCAATAAGGTCGGGACGCACCAAGTACCCGCCCCAGTTGGGCAGCGGCACCTCGCCATCGGCACCCAGTTGCGCTTTGATTGTTGCCTCCACTTCGTCCAAGTAGCTGCGCGACGGAATCCGCTGGCTTTGCGGACTGGCAGCTGCTCCTATTTGGCTGGCCCTAGGTCGCTGGTGGAAGTACTTGAGAGAGTCCTCCGCCGTGATCTTCTCAGCCACGCCCTCGATGCGGACACTTCGCCGCAAAGGGAGCCAGTAGAAGGAAATGGCTACATTGGGATTGGACTTGATGTCCTCCGCCTTGCGGCTTCCGTAGTTTGTGAAGAAAGTGAAGCCCTCGGCGGTGGCCTCTTTGACCAGCACATAGCGGTTGGAGGGCCTTCCCTCCGGACTCACGGTGGCCAGAGCGGCGGCATTGGGCTCCAAGATCTCCGGGGTTTTCAGGGCCAACTCCAGCCAGTCTCGGAATACGCAAAAGGGGTTCTTCACCTTGATGTTATCCTCCAGGAAGGCGTCCTTGCGCTCGCAGTACTTTAGGCGAAGTGCTAGTTACACAGTGTTAAACGCTTGCCATTTATAGGATAATATTAAGTTAATGGAGTTTCTTACCCGAAAGTGGCACCTCCGAAGCTCCTTGGCTCATCCTGCGAAGCAGTAACTTCACTGTGTTTGTGGGGTTATTTACTGATTATTGCCGATTTCACAGATAAGACATACACGTACTTATTCAAGGTCAGATATGGTCAAgataaagcaaacaaacaaaacaatagCAAAACCGGGGAGCAAATTGATGGCAAAACTTTAGGAAATCTGTCTGCGCTTAGTGTAGCGGGTCACACTTTGTCACGCTTTTTCGCCGTATTTCTTGCGCATGTAAATACGGTCCTTCCATCGTTATCAGCAATGTTAATCGACTGTTATAACTTTTTAGCTGAGCTAGATGGCGCTAAAGTGAAATACTTCTGGATTTGTCGTAAGGTATCGCCACTCGGCATTTTTTATAGCGATGTGTTTTTCGCCATTAACTTACATTgcgtatatatttaattataatgctttattataataaggGCACACACAATGCGCGCGTACCACAAGTCAGTTTCGAGAGAATGACTCTTAATTCTTAAGAGTTGCCGTATCTCTTAAATCTAGTATTATTGTAGGTGACGCTACCAATATATCGGTGCTGCCACAAAGGTGTTATAGGTAATGGGTGCGACACCTGTGGACAAAACAAAATGTCTGCGGGGCGTCACCTGTCGATAAAATAATAAGTTCTCGCTCCATCTATCGGCAAAATACTGCTTCCTCAGTGGTGCCATCTATCAGAAAACTAGTTCTTCGCCACCTATTGAGGATTTAAAAAATACCGAGTGGCGACACCTGGCGCCAAAACCAGAAGAATATAGCGATGAGAGTTGCCGTATCGCctaaattttgtattttcattttgtccGTAGGTGTCGCGctatttaaacaaaaaccagaagGATATAGCGATTAGAGTTGCCGTATCGGTTAAATTTAGTATTATTGTAGGTGACACTACcaacaacattttattttgtccGTAGGTGTCGCGctatttaaacattttgagtCTAAGAGCGATTTTAAACCAAAATGcaataagtttttttttttaaatatgccTTGAGTTCAATTTTGTGCACACGAATATATGAAATACAATTTGAAAACACTAGTTTTCGAACGATAAGAGAGCATAATATTATTCGCATCAACGCTTTGACAACTCTCCCATTGCGAAAAATGTgtacaaaaacaaacagcggCAGCACGTGTGCGTGACTCTCAGCGCGGCGGCTTTCTCAGGGGGTTGTTGTTCTGGCGAGCCGCAGGTCCTGTCGGATTTCCCAAACGACCCGAGTACGTATGTCCTACGCTCGGCTCTCAGCTTAGGCCCTTGCGATATGATGACATGCGGGTAGAGCAAATCCAACACGAACGGCTGCTGGACGTGTTTGCTGTGAGCGGCGAGCGAGAGTTGAATCGAATCGAAGTGAAACAAACCGAAACGCCAAAAAGGAGCTCAAGCCCGGAATCGTTGCGATAGGCGGACGAGCGGACAGACAGACTGACAATCGGGGGCCACAGGAAAGCACCAAGTATAA from Drosophila santomea strain STO CAGO 1482 chromosome 3R, Prin_Dsan_1.1, whole genome shotgun sequence includes:
- the LOC120453220 gene encoding pyridoxine/pyridoxamine 5'-phosphate oxidase — translated: MSTVLIQKLCCTLWSPGSISRFAQHMSHVSHQVSYIASEEQRVYEEPHVIFQNWLMTAQKEAPQVRPRLACMATVDKSGEPVTRLTNIEEVNANGITFFTTLGSRQAGEISANPHVSLHFNWAPLMRSVRIAGSAHQLTEEQARDQFRRFPRHIQMSITHGPRYAAADWQSRSGFFARIGERLNTWLGKEPEQIHMPHNWGGFILTPSLFEFGMLSGEKAGRTRVRFRRCLEMPRGTRVGTVQAERQDWVYDSCEEN
- the LOC120453221 gene encoding pyridoxine/pyridoxamine 5'-phosphate oxidase isoform X1 — translated: MKLLLRRMSQGASEVPLSALRLKYCERKDAFLEDNIKVKNPFCVFRDWLELALKTPEILEPNAAALATVSPEGRPSNRYVLVKEATAEGFTFFTNYGSRKAEDIKSNPNVAISFYWLPLRRSVRIEGVAEKITAEDSLKYFHQRPRASQIGAAASPQSQRIPSRSYLDEVEATIKAQLGADGEVPLPNWGGYLVRPDLIEFWQGQTDRLHDRIRFRRGAGVESEVDSKLVHKGEDGWVYERLAP
- the LOC120453221 gene encoding pyridoxine/pyridoxamine 5'-phosphate oxidase isoform X2; translation: MSQGASEVPLSALRLKYCERKDAFLEDNIKVKNPFCVFRDWLELALKTPEILEPNAAALATVSPEGRPSNRYVLVKEATAEGFTFFTNYGSRKAEDIKSNPNVAISFYWLPLRRSVRIEGVAEKITAEDSLKYFHQRPRASQIGAAASPQSQRIPSRSYLDEVEATIKAQLGADGEVPLPNWGGYLVRPDLIEFWQGQTDRLHDRIRFRRGAGVESEVDSKLVHKGEDGWVYERLAP